The window CAACTGAGTATACTCCAAGCATTGATTTATGGAGTATTGGATGTGTTTTTGGTGAACTAATTCTGGGAAAACCATTATTTTCTGGTGAAACATCTATTGATCAGCTAGTGAGAATTATTCAGATTATGGGAACTCCAACAAAGGAACAAATGATTAGGATGAACCCACATTATACAGAAGTTAGATTTCCAACCTTGAAAGCAAAGGACTGGAGAAAGATACTTCCTGAAGGAACTCCTTCATTAgcaattgatttattagaGCAAATATTAAGATATGAGCCAGATTTGAGAATAAATCCATATGAGGCAATGGCTCATCCATTTTTTGATCATTTAAGGAATTCTTATGAATCAGAAGTAAAGAACAATAGTAATTTTCCACATGGAGTTAATCAGAACATACcacaattatttaatttctcaCCATATGAATTGTCAATCATTCCTGGGAATGTTTTAAACAGAATACTACCAAAAAATTTTTCTCCGAATTATAAACactaaattaataaattttaccatttttttttttaacaagGCAAATCTTAATTAATTGTTTACATTAAAACTGTTGAggttttattaattctaagatgaattaaatataagaGTCTTAGTATTGAAAAAActaatgaaaataagaGGATTTAGATTATCACTCGTAATGTCATTTAAAGTTTGACAAGTAAATTTACTTAAGAATTCatcttgaatttaatttatacaGTGCGTAATTCACTCTTAATTGATATccttaaagaaataatggTAGATAAGTTGTACAAAATAGAGTTATAATTaactaattattttatagattgtttaaaatttatattggaaattaattttagaaaaatatCTGTAATATTTATTCGCTTCGTTTCTAATTAAACGAATTCACTTTAAATAGATCTAGAAAAGGGCTACaaagtttttaaaaaaaacgctgtatattaaaaattaaataattcattgaAAACTACACTATATATACAtacaattttttgattcaaaattaattgaaggtgattttattaaattagaataaatataatgtACACAAAATTCCCGCCTGATGTGGGGCAGAACATGTAAGTTAGGtgtcaaaattattaataaaaggAATAGCATGCTGTAAGTAAACTTGATAGTGGATAatcagaattaaataaaattatttttaattaatataaaatatattattgttcAAGTTTGAGCTTGAAATATTCTCAATACAATATTTTTGGGATTGCCAGGAATTCTCATTGAGAAATTactaattaaaattaaattaggttgattatttaaaaagaaaaattaagatGAGAAGTCCTTATGCTGAAGAAGTAGAATATTCTGAGAAATTTAATATGGATACGCATGAGTACAGGTAAATATAGCAAtatcatttaattattgaaaacagtgattaattaaaatgatCTCAGATTTGTGAAGTTAACAAGGCCATTATATAAGAAACTTCAACAATACAGGTAAGtaatttttatcatttaatatattttaatgaaaattacAAATGTTTTAGAGCAACAAGAGGGAATGGACCATTGATTTCAGAGGAAGAATGGCGACATGTATTAGGTAAGTTATTTACTTATTTAAccatttgaataatttaaaaaatttttctaaaaatCTTCAGGACTACAAATGAGCAGAGGATGGGTACACTTTTTGGATTGGAAAAAGGAACCTTGGGTTTTATGTTTCAGAAGACCACAGGGAACAAATCCTCAAACAGGAAAAGTAGACAAATCTATGGAAAACATAAATCAAATGAACAAATaagtattttcaattatttataattaatatctaAAATTTAGAGCGACGTTTTGGGTGGTCTGAAATTCCCAATAAATTCGAATTagaattataattaaaaaatataattaatttaaaatctaTAATTAACTTTATAAATAGCTGAGGTTTTTAATTTACGTCATCTTACACCTTTCCTTTTCCCctcatctttttttttcacttTGAATTCTTTTAGAAATGTTCATCATAGAGTGTCATCTGGGTAACCCGCCCATAGTGGGCGCCAATTTGCACATATTTAAGGGGGAAGTTGGGtatctttttaatatataaaatttattaaataataaaattagccaaattatattatttgatattaaggcaatttaaaaagaattaaagaattgttcaggaaataaaatatttaggAGGGGAGAAATTTAGCTGATCAAGTGTTTTTGAATTcagataaatatataaattgattatttatatatttgtaatataaATAGCAGAATAGctatattatcaattaattgTAGGACAAAGAAAACAGTAGTAACCGAGGagataattcaattttggTAGAGACTTATTAGTAGAAATGTCACGAAGATACGATTCTAGAACAACAACATTTTCTCCTGAAGGTCGATTATATCAAGTAGAATATGCATTGGAAGCAATTAATAATGCAGCTCCAACAGTTGGGATACTTTGTAAAGAAGGAGTAATTCTGGGAGCAGATAAGGCAATAGTATCAAAATTACTTGATCAAGGAAAGTCACTGGAGAAAATTTATACAATAGATCGTCATATTATAGCTGCTGTAGCTGGTTTGACAGCTGAtgcaaatattttgattgcCCAAGCACGTATAGACTCTCAAAGATATCAATATACATATGGCGAGGAACAGCCAGTAGAACAATTAGTTACTCAAATATGCGATAGAAAACAAAGTTATACACAATTTGGTGGATTGAGACCATTTGGTgtatcatttttatttgctGGATATGATAAGAATTATGGATACCAGTTATATCAGTCTGATCCATCTGGTAATTTCTCGGGATGGAAGGCTACTGCGATTGGTCAAAATAACCAAACTGCTACATCTTTATTGAAACAAGAATGGAACGAGGACTTAACATTAGAACAAGGTCTTCACTTAGTTGCAAAAGTTTTAACCAAGACTATGGATACAACTTCTCCTACAGCAGATAAATTTGAGTTTTCTATTTTGACTCACAATAATGAATCTAATAAGTGCAGCCAGAAAATTTTGtctgaaaaagaaattgggGAATTGTTGGAAAAAGtccaaaaagaaattgCTTCTGAAAATAATGCTAAGAATAACTCTGAAACTAATAACCAGAGTTAAgtgaatatatatttatagatatttgttattactcaaattattattcataataCAATTTCCTAATGTCTTCTGACATTGTATTAGAGAATTTTCCATAGATGTTTcaaatatctttattattaacattagATAGGagtaaatatattagtTTTCAATTCAAATTGGTAgttttatctttattagTTGTTTTCTATTCTGTTTGTTTGATGTACgtattaattctaaaaCTTTGTCAAGTATAGTCTagttaatattaagttaataattcaaagtaTAAGATACACACGTAAtcaattttctttcaaaaaaagGTCCAGTTGATATCGAGAATTCTTATCCTATATATCAGCtctaaatataaatatcattaaaagttaaatattaaaatactttatttaatCAACTTTGTAATCATTTAGTCATTGTTTACTATTCATCCTAAAATTCACGGTAACAAACAGCTAAATCATATTGTTTTTATCCTgtcatttaatatttaatacatttggtaaattaattcagtTAAATCGAATTAAACAATATAATGTGGAGCCATAAATAAAGACTAAACATGAATATCAGGAATTTATGGCGCCAAAAAGTAATAGTGGGTTCTTTGATTTTATGTATTACGGTAGgtataaatataagaaaaaataatcaaattaagCGAGAGGAGAGATAAGATTTGCTGGTAAAAAGATTGCAAATCTGAATAATTCaggattaataataaagcaGGCCATAGGTCGAAGTAGGTTTGGAAGGAGTTATACAAAGTAATCCAAGTGAAGGGTATAGAAATTGCactttaaaaagaaataataataataataataataattgaaatttatttcaatgTTACTTAAAGAAATAGCGTCATCGGCAAAAATTAGTTGGTGTCCAATATCAACTAAGAATAAGCTGAGTTTGTTAGCTTTAGGAGGTTGTGGGCTAAATCCCTGTTTAAGTGTGGGATTAATTGATATTACCAATAATGGTAaagatattcaaaatatagGAACATCTTCTTTGAACTCAAGGTGCACATCAATAGCTTGGGGAAGTTTTAATCCAGAAGAGAATGCTTTGGGTCTTATTTGTACTGGAATGGAAGATGGTAACATGAGTTTATTTAAGCCAATATTATCGACTTATGATTCAAATAGAAAAGATGGAGAAATCATGCTTGAAAGAATATGTGAAACAAACATTTATCCTTCTGCGGTAAGTTGTTTGGAATTCAATAAAACTGACCATCAGTTACTTGCATCTGGAGGAAATGATGGAAAAGTTTATGTTTTAGATTTGAGTGATGGTATAACTGGAAATTTGAACTATTATGAGCCAGGAAAGGAAAATAAGCATGGAGATTCTGATGTGACTGCTTTGAAATGGAATCCAAAAGTCCCTCATATTATGTCATCTTCTTCAAGCAATGGTACTACAGCAATCTGGGatttaaagatgaaaaaaagTGCTATTTCATTTAGAGATCCTGCTCAAAGATCTAGACCTTCGACTTTAGCATGGGTTCCAAATCAACCAACACAAATAGTTGTGGGATATGATGATGATAGAAATCCCTCGCTCCAGTTATGGGATTTAAGAAATGTTTCATATCCATTTAAAGAAGCTGTCTCTGCTCATCAAAAAGGAGTAATGTCTATAGAGTTTTCTCCAATTGATCCTAATTTATTGCTTTCTTCTGGAAAGGATGGAAAAACAATATGTTGgacattattaaataaccAGCAGCCAGAAATATTTACAGAAATTCATTCTCAGCAATGGAGTGTTCAAAACCAATGGTCTCCAAATATTCCTGGAATATTCGCTACAGCATCTCACAATGACAAGGTTAGTATCTATTCTTTATCATCACATTCCAGTACAACAACTTATATTCCATCTTGGTATCATAAACCATGCGGAGTGAATTTCACATTTTCTGGTAAATTAGTTTCATTTTCGAGTAAATCTACTGGTGGAGTACCCCAATTTAACTTATATAGAGTACCTACAAATCCTGAAATAACTGCTCATGCTGATATGTTTGATCAGTTACTCAACCAAGGAGACTTCATTGGCTATTGTCAGAAAAAATGTCAGGAATCAGAAAGTTCCAATGAAAAGCTTGCTTGGAGTCTGGTTGAAAATATGTTTTCTGAAGATTCTGTTGAAAGACGTCTATATATTGCTTCACTTTTGGGATTCGATTTCAATAATGCAAGTACAACAGCAAACCAGTTTTTAGGGAGAAAGTGTGGAGTAATATCACAGCAAGAAGAACTTCAAAAAGAACTTTCTGCTATTAATCAACAAAACAATATCAGCTTAATCCAAGATCCTGCCTCTACTTCATTTACTGGAATGAGCTATCAAAATAGTCCAACTAATATGAatggtaataatatttctggTTTTCAAACTTTATCGGGACAGATGGTATCCAATCAATCTTTGGACCCAGAAAAATTCTTCCAACAATTAGGAGAGAGTGAATCTcccaataataataaagataaagaaactgaatttaatcaaaaagaTGACGAGCCTTATACATCTGGACAAGATTACTCTAGTGGAACAAGATTTTGTTGCGAAGGCGCTGACAATGAAATGATTGAAAATCCATTCGCCAGTATTCCTCAGGGTCAAGAAAACCAAACAAGCCATGATTTGTTTAATTCAAGTGGCTTCCCTGGAAGTAGTATGAAGTGTAATCACGGAGTTTATATACAACAAGGTACTGAGCTTTCTCATTCTAATCTAAGTGTTGGTAAGCTGCACAACTTAAGACAAAATGAATGGACAAAACAAGAGGAGGATGTTATTAATGAACTACTTGTAACAGGAAATATTGATTCTGCAATTGATGTTTGTGTGCAAAGAGGATTTTTCGCTGAAGCTTTACTTTTGGCGGTAAAATTCGGAGGTATTTACCTTGACTATGTacaaaaacaatatttgaaaaaacaCGAATGTCAATATACCCAAAAGGTTTTAGGTCATGTGATTATGGATGATCTTGAAGATTTTGTTAAGAGCAGTAACTTGGACCGTTGGAAT is drawn from Cryptosporidium parvum Iowa II chromosome 4, whole genome shotgun sequence and contains these coding sequences:
- a CDS encoding proteasome subunit alpha type 4, NTN hydrolase fold → FNFGRDLLVEMSRRYDSRTTTFSPEGRLYQVEYALEAINNAAPTVGILCKEGVILGADKAIVSKLLDQGKSLEKIYTIDRHIIAAVAGLTADANILIAQARIDSQRYQYTYGEEQPVEQLVTQICDRKQSYTQFGGLRPFGVSFLFAGYDKNYGYQLYQSDPSGNFSGWKATAIGQNNQTATSLLKQEWNEDLTLEQGLHLVAKVLTKTMDTTSPTADKFEFSILTHNNESNKCSQKILSEKEIGELLEKVQKEIASENNAKNNSETNNQS
- a CDS encoding WD repeat protein; the protein is MLLKEIASSAKISWCPISTKNKLSLLALGGCGLNPCLSVGLIDITNNGKDIQNIGTSSLNSRCTSIAWGSFNPEENALGLICTGMEDGNMSLFKPILSTYDSNRKDGEIMLERICETNIYPSAVSCLEFNKTDHQLLASGGNDGKVYVLDLSDGITGNLNYYEPGKENKHGDSDVTALKWNPKVPHIMSSSSSNGTTAIWDLKMKKSAISFRDPAQRSRPSTLAWVPNQPTQIVVGYDDDRNPSLQLWDLRNVSYPFKEAVSAHQKGVMSIEFSPIDPNLLLSSGKDGKTICWTLLNNQQPEIFTEIHSQQWSVQNQWSPNIPGIFATASHNDKVSIYSLSSHSSTTTYIPSWYHKPCGVNFTFSGKLVSFSSKSTGGVPQFNLYRVPTNPEITAHADMFDQLLNQGDFIGYCQKKCQESESSNEKLAWSLVENMFSEDSVERRLYIASLLGFDFNNASTTANQFLGRKCGVISQQEELQKELSAINQQNNISLIQDPASTSFTGMSYQNSPTNMNGNNISGFQTLSGQMVSNQSLDPEKFFQQLGESESPNNNKDKETEFNQKDDEPYTSGQDYSSGTRFCCEGADNEMIENPFASIPQGQENQTSHDLFNSSGFPGSSMKCNHGVYIQQGTELSHSNLSVGKLHNLRQNEWTKQEEDVINELLVTGNIDSAIDVCVQRGFFAEALLLAVKFGGIYLDYVQKQYLKKHECQYTQKVLGHVIMDDLEDFVKSSNLDRWNETLAIISIYTQPNGIRLGDYSYQSKYTMENLSELLAKRLQEEKFDVRSALICYLCARNFRNSIEIWGNMASCQSSQIIGLQDFVEKVAILQAATRFNGNDENITKQVVQYAEILANSGRIVAAMKFLSSLASNDYSINSSTLRDRIYNAAPELMSSLGFNKPNFPFTIIDVAPFVNANANIYQHQQHPNQQQHGMFGVNNSFQSNLNIGMNSYPMMNNGNNNTGMGMVGQMMQPPPLSSHGVPPSGPSSIHSNQMHPSPPPPPPSSIHSTINNGMPGGIQTQCQAFRPGIPSSSGLPPPPPPPSTTSSIPQMMRPSSSLPSTGNGMMSNQLPPPPSQNMAALTRPSSPNVAYSQNNVALGVGSGLSSTNQGVKQFLPQSAQPPPVNPPNSFMNSLNKNNFGTNNVPPAPIPTSIPAPSQIPSSVPPVAPPPMPNSNNSSIIGGGMQGVLNQGISQVAPPSNRSSITTAPHSGATPPIPGMPVPWPLPTATQQLNSTTSTTANANKQIQEASKKNNSQIVGKPLSGQLLDMVTNVVNSNLNSIFANDPRKKMDAQKRFDELFENLRVGNISETVSSKVVNLCQALQTGDYLTANKIHIDLSSTEWENNKNWLMAFKRIIPK